From one Bacillota bacterium genomic stretch:
- a CDS encoding 50S ribosomal protein L11 methyltransferase, whose protein sequence is MDYIEVRLTVPPDALEAVANLLNEQGSGGVAIDDEREATLRAYFPDDDRLDERLRSIRGALTDLVAFFPGMAEWREERRRVHEEDWANAWRRFYHPTRVGEHLVVVPTWEEYQPRTGDRIIRMDPGMAFGTGTHPSTALAMRWIESVLGAPEGGSGGSPPRAPSGPVLDVGTGSGILAITVALLDETREVRALDIDPVAVRVARHNVEENQVADRVHVALGEVGYEPDGAYALVLANLTADLLSENAADLARVLAPGGLLVASGIVDVYAEEVRQRLGEAGLLWRGARSESGWVAPLLERPVGA, encoded by the coding sequence ATGGACTACATCGAGGTGCGTCTCACCGTCCCGCCTGACGCGCTGGAGGCGGTGGCCAACCTCCTGAACGAGCAGGGCTCCGGCGGGGTGGCCATCGACGACGAGCGGGAGGCCACGCTCCGCGCCTACTTCCCGGACGACGACCGGCTCGACGAGCGGCTCCGGTCGATCCGCGGCGCGCTGACCGACCTGGTGGCCTTCTTCCCGGGCATGGCGGAGTGGCGCGAAGAGCGGCGCCGGGTCCACGAGGAGGACTGGGCCAACGCCTGGCGGCGCTTCTACCATCCCACGCGCGTCGGCGAGCACCTGGTCGTCGTGCCCACCTGGGAGGAGTACCAGCCCCGGACGGGCGACCGGATCATCCGCATGGATCCCGGTATGGCCTTCGGCACCGGGACGCATCCCTCCACCGCCCTGGCCATGCGCTGGATCGAGAGCGTCCTGGGCGCCCCCGAGGGGGGCAGTGGGGGCAGCCCGCCGCGGGCTCCGTCGGGACCCGTCCTGGACGTGGGGACGGGCTCGGGCATCCTGGCCATCACGGTCGCCCTTCTCGACGAGACGCGGGAGGTCCGGGCCCTGGACATCGACCCGGTGGCCGTCCGCGTCGCCCGCCACAACGTGGAGGAGAACCAGGTGGCGGACCGGGTCCACGTCGCCCTGGGCGAGGTGGGCTACGAGCCGGACGGGGCGTACGCCCTGGTGCTGGCCAACCTGACCGCCGATCTCCTCAGCGAGAACGCCGCCGACCTGGCGCGCGTCCTGGCTCCCGGCGGCCTGCTGGTCGCCTCGGGCATCGTCGACGTCTACGCCGAGGAGGTGCGCCAGCGCCTGGGCGAGGCCGGCCTCCTCTGGAGGGGCGCGCGCAGCGAGAGCGGCTGGGTCGCGCCCCTGCTCGAGCGGCCGGTGGGCGCCTAG
- the rpsU gene encoding 30S ribosomal protein S21, which translates to MAQVVRGENESLDATLRRFRKVCQKSGVLADARRHEYYDKPSVRRKKKSKAARRKRA; encoded by the coding sequence ATGGCCCAGGTCGTGCGGGGCGAGAACGAGTCGCTGGACGCCACCCTCCGCCGGTTCCGCAAGGTCTGCCAGAAGAGCGGTGTTCTGGCGGACGCGCGACGCCACGAGTACTACGACAAACCCAGCGTCCGCAGGAAGAAGAAGTCGAAGGCCGCGCGGCGGAAGCGCGCCTGA
- the yqfC gene encoding sporulation protein YqfC, whose amino-acid sequence MPERPSGLAGALEAWLELPDDTLLDLPRLTLIGQVMLLLENHRGLVRYTPEEIRVATRIGLLLVGGEELVVRKMDREQLVLAGRIASIRLERPVRPEGQARPERPGERRKRPWG is encoded by the coding sequence TTGCCAGAGCGGCCCAGCGGGCTGGCGGGCGCCCTCGAAGCGTGGCTCGAGCTGCCGGACGACACCCTCCTCGACCTGCCCCGGCTGACGCTGATCGGCCAGGTGATGCTCCTGCTGGAGAATCACCGCGGCCTCGTCCGCTACACGCCGGAAGAGATCCGGGTCGCCACCCGCATCGGCCTCCTGCTGGTGGGCGGAGAGGAGCTGGTGGTGCGCAAGATGGACCGCGAGCAGCTCGTCCTCGCCGGCCGGATCGCCTCCATCCGCCTCGAGCGCCCGGTCCGGCCGGAGGGACAGGCGCGGCCGGAGCGGCCGGGCGAGCGGAGGAAGCGGCCATGGGGCTGA
- a CDS encoding D-alanine--D-alanine ligase family protein, translating into MEQDSASGGRRLRVAVLFGGRSAEHEVSVHSAATVIAALDRSRFEPVPVAISRDGRWRQLPAAALKGLGGEPERLHRLLAAWASAPGEAEAPAGAPPEEGGEGVALLPAEGARLLAAGGVRPLPGEGGAGAGGLAPGRWDVVFPVLHGPFGEDGSIQGLLEVAGIPYVGAGVTASALAMDKALTKDVLRAHGLPVLPFLLVRRDEEPGRVAERVEKELGYPVFVKPANLGSSVGISRVDRPERLPAALQRAGRYDLRLVVERAIPAREIECSVLGNSSPEASLPGEIVPHRSFYDYRAKYLEEGSALLIPAPLDRPTTERVRQLAVEAYRALGCEGMARVDFLMERGSGRLYVNELNTIPGFTSISMYPKLWEATGLPLPKLLERLIELALERHRLRAGLSLLPDPDEAADAAGPGEPAG; encoded by the coding sequence TTGGAGCAGGACAGCGCTTCAGGCGGGCGCAGGTTAAGGGTGGCCGTCCTCTTCGGGGGCCGTTCGGCGGAGCACGAGGTCTCCGTCCACTCGGCCGCCACCGTGATCGCCGCCCTGGACCGGTCGCGCTTCGAACCGGTGCCGGTGGCCATCTCCCGGGACGGCCGCTGGCGGCAGCTGCCCGCCGCCGCGCTGAAGGGGCTGGGCGGCGAGCCGGAGCGGCTTCACCGCCTGCTGGCCGCGTGGGCCTCCGCGCCCGGCGAGGCGGAGGCCCCGGCCGGCGCCCCGCCCGAGGAGGGCGGCGAGGGCGTGGCCCTGCTCCCCGCGGAGGGGGCGCGGCTGCTCGCCGCCGGGGGTGTCCGGCCGCTCCCCGGCGAGGGCGGGGCGGGAGCCGGCGGGCTGGCCCCCGGCCGGTGGGACGTGGTCTTCCCCGTCCTGCACGGCCCCTTCGGCGAGGACGGTTCGATCCAGGGCCTCCTGGAGGTGGCCGGGATCCCGTACGTGGGCGCGGGCGTCACGGCCTCGGCGCTGGCCATGGACAAGGCGCTGACCAAGGACGTCCTGCGCGCCCACGGCCTGCCCGTCCTCCCCTTCCTCCTCGTCCGGCGCGACGAGGAGCCCGGCCGGGTGGCGGAGCGGGTGGAGAAGGAGCTGGGCTACCCGGTCTTCGTCAAGCCCGCCAACCTCGGCTCCAGCGTCGGCATCTCCCGCGTCGACCGCCCGGAGCGGCTGCCCGCGGCGCTCCAGCGGGCCGGCCGCTACGACCTCCGCCTGGTGGTGGAGCGGGCGATCCCCGCCCGGGAGATCGAGTGCTCGGTCCTCGGGAACAGCTCGCCCGAGGCCTCGCTTCCCGGCGAGATCGTCCCGCACCGGAGCTTCTACGACTACCGCGCCAAGTACCTCGAGGAAGGAAGCGCCCTCCTGATCCCGGCTCCGCTCGACCGCCCCACCACCGAGCGCGTCCGCCAGCTGGCGGTGGAGGCCTACCGGGCGCTGGGCTGCGAGGGGATGGCGCGGGTCGACTTCCTGATGGAGCGGGGGAGCGGCCGGCTCTACGTCAACGAGCTGAACACCATCCCCGGCTTCACGTCGATCAGCATGTACCCCAAGCTCTGGGAGGCGACGGGTCTGCCGCTCCCCAAGCTGCTGGAGCGGCTGATCGAGCTGGCGCTGGAGCGGCACCGGCTCCGCGCCGGCCTCAGCCTCCTGCCCGACCCGGACGAGGCGGCCGACGCGGCCGGCCCGGGCGAGCCGGCGGGGTAG
- the dnaK gene encoding molecular chaperone DnaK, whose amino-acid sequence MGKVIGIDLGTTNSVVAVMEGGDPVVITNAEGSRLTPSVVAFTKSGERLVGQLAKRQAVTNPERTVYSIKRFMGRTYAETAEERARVPYRVEQGPSGDTRVRIDDKLYSPQEISAMILQKLKADAEAYLGESVTQAVITVPAYFNDSQRQATKDAGRIAGLEVLRIINEPTASALAYGLDKQGNQTILVFDLGGGTFDVSLLEVGEGVFEVKATAGNNHLGGDDFDQRIIDWLVEEFRREHGIDLSKDRTALQRLKEAAERAKIELSSATTTSINLPFITAGPEGPLHLDMTLTRARFEELTADLVEATMGPVEQALSDAGLSPDKIDKVLLVGGSTRIPAVQEAVRRRFGKEPFKGINPDEVVAIGAAIQAGVLAGEVKDVLLLDVTPLTLGIETLGGVMTPIIERNTTIPTSKSQVFSTAADGQTQVEIHVLQGERKMAADNKSLGRFILDGIPPAPRGVPQIEVTFDIDVNGILKVSAKDRGTGREQKITIQASSNLSEEEIQRMVKEAEAHAEEDRRRQELANARNEADAAVYAAEKALKDLGDKVPADEASRIREKIDAVRKVQSAEQPEEIRRATEELNQAVMQVGAHLYQQGQGGAGGTGSQATGTEGGPTVDTEGR is encoded by the coding sequence GTGGGCAAGGTGATCGGCATCGATCTGGGCACGACCAACTCCGTGGTCGCCGTCATGGAGGGTGGCGACCCCGTGGTCATCACCAACGCGGAAGGCAGCCGGCTCACCCCCTCCGTGGTCGCCTTCACCAAGAGCGGGGAGCGGCTGGTGGGCCAGCTGGCCAAGCGGCAGGCGGTGACCAACCCCGAGCGGACGGTCTACTCCATCAAGCGCTTCATGGGCCGTACCTACGCCGAGACGGCGGAGGAGCGGGCGCGCGTCCCCTACCGCGTCGAGCAGGGGCCGAGCGGCGACACGCGCGTCCGCATCGACGACAAGCTCTACTCGCCCCAGGAGATCTCGGCCATGATCCTGCAGAAGCTGAAGGCGGACGCCGAGGCGTACCTGGGCGAGAGCGTCACCCAGGCGGTGATCACCGTCCCCGCCTACTTCAACGACAGCCAGCGCCAGGCGACCAAGGACGCCGGGCGGATCGCCGGGCTGGAGGTGCTGCGCATCATCAACGAGCCGACCGCCTCGGCCCTGGCCTACGGCCTCGACAAGCAGGGGAACCAGACCATCCTGGTCTTCGACCTGGGAGGCGGCACCTTCGACGTCTCGCTGCTGGAGGTGGGCGAGGGCGTCTTCGAGGTGAAGGCGACCGCGGGCAACAACCACCTGGGCGGCGACGACTTCGACCAGCGCATCATCGACTGGCTGGTGGAGGAGTTCCGGCGCGAGCACGGCATCGACCTCTCCAAGGACCGGACGGCGCTCCAGCGGCTGAAGGAGGCGGCGGAACGGGCGAAGATCGAGCTCTCCAGCGCCACCACCACCTCCATCAACCTGCCCTTCATCACGGCGGGTCCGGAGGGGCCGCTCCACCTCGACATGACGCTGACCCGGGCGCGCTTCGAGGAGCTGACCGCCGACCTGGTCGAGGCGACCATGGGCCCGGTGGAGCAGGCGCTCTCCGACGCGGGCCTCAGCCCGGACAAGATCGACAAGGTGCTGCTGGTGGGCGGCTCCACGCGGATCCCGGCCGTCCAGGAGGCGGTCCGCCGCCGCTTCGGCAAGGAGCCGTTCAAGGGCATCAACCCGGACGAGGTGGTCGCCATCGGCGCCGCCATCCAGGCGGGCGTGCTGGCGGGCGAGGTGAAGGACGTCCTCCTGCTGGACGTGACGCCGCTGACGCTGGGCATCGAGACGCTGGGCGGGGTGATGACGCCCATCATCGAGCGGAACACGACCATCCCCACCTCGAAGAGCCAGGTCTTCTCGACCGCCGCCGACGGGCAGACGCAGGTGGAGATCCACGTCCTCCAGGGCGAGCGGAAGATGGCCGCCGACAACAAGAGCCTCGGCCGCTTCATCCTGGACGGCATCCCGCCGGCCCCGCGCGGCGTGCCCCAGATCGAGGTCACCTTCGACATCGACGTCAACGGTATCCTGAAGGTATCCGCCAAAGACCGCGGAACCGGACGGGAGCAGAAGATCACCATCCAGGCCTCCTCCAACCTGAGCGAGGAAGAGATCCAGCGGATGGTGAAGGAGGCGGAGGCCCACGCCGAGGAGGACCGCCGCCGCCAGGAGCTGGCCAACGCCCGGAACGAGGCGGACGCCGCCGTCTACGCCGCGGAGAAGGCGCTCAAGGACCTGGGCGACAAGGTGCCGGCGGACGAGGCCTCGCGGATCCGCGAGAAGATCGACGCCGTCCGGAAGGTGCAGTCGGCGGAGCAGCCCGAGGAGATCCGGCGCGCCACCGAGGAGCTGAACCAGGCGGTGATGCAGGTGGGGGCGCACCTCTACCAGCAGGGGCAGGGCGGTGCCGGTGGAACCGGCAGCCAGGCCACCGGGACCGAAGGGGGTCCCACCGTCGACACGGAGGGTCGCTGA
- the mtaB gene encoding tRNA (N(6)-L-threonylcarbamoyladenosine(37)-C(2))-methylthiotransferase MtaB, with translation MGTIESGSAGRARPERGATAALAAAPAEVEESRMDANPTSPGAGLVAAAPAAAERGRVALRTLGCKVNQYDGEALLERFRRAGYRVVPFDAEADVYIVNTCTVTGESDRKSRQLIRRAHRRNPGAVVVVAGCYAQVARGEVAGLPGVGVVLGNQGRERVVELAESARAGGRPASTVGNIFAERSFDDLAVEAFTGRTRAPLKIQEGCNEFCTYCVIPYARGGLRSRSLESIRREAERLLAAGFREVVLTGVHVGAWGRDLPGRPSLAEVIRALGRLPGLDRLRLSSIEPMDVDEELLAAMAESPNFCHHLHLPLQAGSDRILRAMRRRYTTADFARIVERARRLMPDVGLSTDVITGFPGEDEEAFREGYRFLEATGFERLHVFPYSARKGTPAAAFPDQVPEPVKRERVAALLELGGRLAAAARRSWIGREAPVLVEDEPAREGWMEGLTPGYLRVRLPGGPELANRIVRVRLEGEEGEALVGRPVGGELPARYA, from the coding sequence GTGGGCACGATCGAGAGTGGCTCGGCCGGGCGGGCCCGCCCGGAGAGGGGCGCGACGGCCGCGCTGGCCGCGGCCCCGGCCGAGGTGGAGGAAAGCCGCATGGATGCGAACCCGACGTCTCCCGGCGCCGGCCTGGTCGCGGCCGCGCCCGCGGCGGCAGAGAGGGGCCGCGTGGCGCTCCGGACGCTCGGCTGCAAGGTCAACCAGTACGACGGGGAGGCGCTCCTGGAGCGCTTCCGTCGCGCCGGCTACCGGGTGGTCCCCTTCGACGCGGAGGCCGACGTCTACATCGTCAACACCTGCACCGTGACCGGCGAGAGCGACCGCAAGTCGCGCCAGCTGATCCGCCGCGCCCACCGCCGCAACCCCGGGGCGGTGGTGGTGGTCGCCGGCTGCTACGCGCAGGTGGCGCGCGGCGAGGTGGCCGGCCTGCCCGGCGTCGGCGTGGTGCTGGGCAACCAGGGGCGCGAGCGCGTCGTCGAGCTGGCCGAGTCGGCCCGCGCCGGCGGCCGGCCCGCCTCCACGGTCGGCAATATCTTCGCGGAGCGGAGCTTCGACGACCTGGCGGTGGAGGCGTTCACCGGGCGGACGCGCGCGCCGCTCAAGATCCAGGAGGGCTGCAACGAGTTCTGTACCTACTGCGTCATCCCCTACGCCCGCGGCGGCCTCCGCTCCCGCAGCCTGGAGTCGATCCGGCGGGAGGCCGAGCGCCTCCTGGCCGCCGGCTTCCGCGAGGTGGTGCTGACCGGTGTGCACGTCGGCGCCTGGGGCCGCGACCTGCCCGGGCGGCCGTCCCTGGCCGAGGTGATCCGGGCGCTGGGCCGCCTCCCCGGCCTCGACCGGCTGCGGCTCTCCTCCATCGAGCCCATGGACGTGGACGAGGAGCTCCTGGCGGCCATGGCGGAGAGCCCCAACTTCTGCCACCATCTCCACCTGCCGCTCCAGGCCGGCTCGGACCGCATCCTCCGCGCCATGCGCCGCCGCTACACCACGGCGGACTTCGCCCGGATCGTCGAGCGGGCGCGCCGGCTGATGCCCGACGTGGGGTTGAGCACCGACGTGATCACCGGCTTCCCGGGCGAGGACGAGGAAGCCTTCCGGGAAGGGTACCGCTTCCTGGAGGCGACGGGCTTCGAGCGCCTCCACGTCTTCCCCTACTCGGCGAGGAAGGGGACGCCGGCGGCCGCCTTCCCGGACCAGGTGCCCGAGCCGGTCAAGCGGGAGCGGGTGGCGGCGCTGCTGGAGCTGGGCGGGCGGCTGGCGGCGGCGGCGCGGCGCTCCTGGATCGGCCGCGAGGCGCCGGTGCTGGTGGAGGACGAGCCGGCACGGGAGGGCTGGATGGAGGGGCTGACGCCCGGCTACCTGCGGGTGCGGCTTCCCGGCGGCCCGGAGCTGGCCAACCGGATCGTCCGCGTCCGGCTGGAGGGCGAGGAGGGCGAGGCGCTGGTCGGCAGGCCCGTGGGGGGCGAGCTGCCGGCGCGATACGCATAG
- a CDS encoding phosphoribosyltransferase family protein: MATASGDAIRKIHLSWESVAEAVDRLVEKLPGDYDALLVVTRGGMVPACLISEKTGMRNILVAAVMFYDDVEHRIEQPTFLQFPPDPFLKGKRILVVDDVWDTGRTVMAVRQRVLEAGGRPEVAVLHYKPSRSLFPEQKPDYYDQVIEQWIVYPWEPDGV; encoded by the coding sequence TTGGCGACGGCGTCCGGCGACGCGATCCGGAAGATCCACCTGTCCTGGGAGTCGGTGGCCGAGGCGGTCGACCGCCTCGTCGAAAAGCTGCCCGGCGACTACGACGCGCTGCTGGTGGTGACGCGGGGGGGCATGGTACCCGCCTGCCTGATCAGCGAGAAGACCGGCATGCGCAACATCCTGGTGGCGGCGGTCATGTTCTACGACGACGTGGAGCACCGCATCGAGCAGCCCACCTTCCTGCAGTTCCCGCCCGACCCCTTCCTCAAGGGGAAGCGGATCCTGGTCGTGGACGACGTCTGGGACACCGGCCGGACGGTGATGGCGGTCCGGCAACGGGTGCTGGAGGCCGGAGGGCGTCCCGAGGTGGCGGTCCTCCACTACAAGCCCTCCCGCTCGCTCTTCCCTGAGCAGAAGCCCGACTACTACGACCAGGTGATCGAGCAGTGGATCGTCTACCCCTGGGAGCCTGACGGCGTCTAG
- the dnaJ gene encoding molecular chaperone DnaJ, translating into MADRDYYEVLGVRRGASQEEIKAAFRRLARRYHPDANPDDPDAEAKFKEINEAYQILSDPEKRAQYDRFGRAAFQPGAGAGPGGADGFGGFDFEDLGLGDLFESFFGGGPRRHAGPERGRDVVVEATTDFRTAFFGGWQEVDVVREERCGTCGGSGAAPGTGPVRCPRCGGRGQVRTARQTPFGQFVVSSTCPQCGGRGTVIERPCPSCGGRGTVRRKKQIRVRIPEGAEDGVRLRVAGEGEAGPAGGPPGDLLVLLHVRPDPRWRRAGADVEMTVPIHYTQAVLGDEIEVEGPRGAERLRIPPGTRSGTEFRIRGKGARRLDRAGTGDLLIRVEIHVPKEISQEQRELLQRLAELEGRSPSGRDERGFVRRMRDALNM; encoded by the coding sequence ATGGCCGACCGCGACTACTACGAGGTGCTGGGCGTCCGCCGGGGGGCGTCGCAGGAGGAGATCAAGGCGGCCTTCCGGCGCCTGGCGCGCCGGTACCACCCGGACGCCAACCCGGATGACCCGGATGCGGAGGCCAAGTTCAAGGAGATCAACGAGGCCTACCAGATCCTGAGCGATCCGGAGAAGCGCGCCCAGTACGACCGCTTCGGCCGGGCGGCCTTCCAGCCGGGGGCCGGCGCCGGGCCGGGTGGCGCGGACGGCTTCGGCGGCTTCGACTTCGAGGACCTCGGCCTGGGCGACCTTTTCGAGAGCTTCTTCGGCGGCGGGCCGCGCCGTCACGCCGGTCCGGAGCGAGGCCGGGACGTGGTGGTGGAGGCGACCACCGACTTCCGCACCGCCTTCTTCGGCGGCTGGCAGGAAGTGGACGTGGTCCGCGAGGAGCGCTGCGGCACCTGCGGCGGGAGCGGCGCGGCCCCGGGGACCGGACCCGTCCGCTGCCCGCGCTGCGGCGGTCGCGGCCAGGTGCGGACCGCCCGCCAGACGCCCTTCGGCCAGTTCGTCGTCTCCAGCACCTGCCCCCAGTGCGGCGGCCGCGGCACGGTGATCGAGCGGCCCTGCCCCAGCTGCGGCGGCCGCGGCACGGTCCGCAGGAAGAAGCAGATCCGGGTCCGGATCCCCGAGGGCGCGGAGGACGGTGTCCGGCTGCGCGTGGCCGGCGAGGGCGAGGCCGGCCCGGCGGGCGGACCGCCGGGCGACCTGCTGGTCCTGCTCCATGTCCGGCCCGATCCTCGCTGGCGACGGGCCGGGGCGGACGTGGAGATGACGGTGCCCATCCACTACACCCAGGCGGTCCTGGGCGACGAGATCGAGGTGGAGGGGCCGCGCGGGGCGGAGCGGCTGCGCATCCCGCCCGGGACCCGCTCCGGCACCGAGTTCCGCATCCGCGGCAAGGGCGCCCGCAGGCTGGACCGCGCGGGGACCGGCGACCTGCTCATCCGCGTCGAGATCCACGTGCCCAAGGAGATCAGCCAGGAGCAGCGCGAGCTTCTCCAGCGCCTGGCCGAGCTGGAGGGGCGCTCTCCCTCGGGGCGCGACGAGCGGGGCTTCGTCCGGCGTATGCGGGACGCGCTCAATATGTAG
- a CDS encoding PhoH family protein, translating to MLIPDDAARLLAGRQEEPLKAMERAFDVEIVARGNELAISGSPESTEQVRELVEQLVELQSQGQEISSQDVHYAIDLARRGEVQRLGEVARDAILTTPRGRQVHPKTLGQRRYVEAIRRNDIVFGIGPAGTGKTYLAVAMAVAALRERRFVRLVLTRPAVEAGEKLGFLPGDLQEKVNPYLRPLHDALWDMLGVDTFERYVSRGIIEVAPLAYMRGRTLDDSFVILDEAQNTTPEQMKMFLTRLGFGSKAVITGDVTQVDLPRDQYSGLQVVRGILQGIEGIAFVYLQETDVVRHPLVQKVIQAYERYEEAERSRDGRK from the coding sequence ATCCTGATCCCCGATGACGCGGCCCGCCTTCTGGCCGGCCGTCAGGAAGAGCCTCTCAAGGCCATGGAGCGGGCCTTCGACGTGGAGATCGTCGCCCGCGGCAACGAGCTGGCCATCTCCGGTTCCCCGGAGTCGACGGAACAGGTTCGCGAACTGGTGGAGCAGCTGGTGGAGCTCCAGTCCCAGGGGCAGGAGATCTCCAGTCAGGACGTGCACTACGCCATCGACCTGGCGCGGCGCGGCGAGGTGCAGCGGCTGGGCGAGGTCGCGCGGGACGCCATTCTGACCACGCCCCGCGGCCGGCAGGTCCATCCCAAGACGCTGGGGCAGCGCCGCTACGTGGAGGCGATCCGCCGCAACGACATCGTCTTCGGCATCGGCCCCGCCGGCACGGGCAAGACCTACCTGGCGGTGGCCATGGCCGTGGCCGCGCTGCGCGAGCGGCGCTTCGTCCGCCTGGTGCTCACGCGGCCGGCGGTGGAGGCGGGGGAGAAGCTGGGCTTCCTGCCCGGCGACCTGCAGGAGAAGGTCAACCCCTACCTGCGGCCGCTCCACGACGCGCTCTGGGACATGCTGGGCGTCGACACCTTCGAGCGCTACGTCTCGCGGGGCATCATCGAGGTGGCGCCGCTGGCCTACATGCGCGGCCGCACGCTGGACGACTCCTTCGTCATCCTGGACGAGGCGCAGAACACGACGCCGGAGCAGATGAAGATGTTCCTCACCCGCCTCGGCTTCGGCTCCAAGGCGGTGATCACGGGCGACGTCACCCAGGTCGACCTGCCCCGCGACCAGTACTCCGGCCTCCAGGTGGTGCGCGGCATCCTCCAGGGCATCGAGGGCATCGCCTTCGTCTACCTGCAGGAGACCGACGTGGTCCGCCATCCGCTGGTGCAGAAGGTGATCCAGGCCTACGAGCGCTATGAGGAGGCCGAGCGCTCCCGGGACGGCAGGAAGTAG
- a CDS encoding winged helix-turn-helix transcriptional regulator, which translates to MPAIGSATLPWRDEEAPFDAPAPSGGSPAGALEAALRTCGLVCDRYMEATRLVERRWTLPILAALLAGPRRFSQIAEEVPGLSDRLLSLRLRDLARRGLVVREVEATTVPVRIRYRLSEKGYDLWRTVVDLHRWADRWL; encoded by the coding sequence ATGCCGGCCATCGGAAGCGCCACCCTCCCCTGGCGCGACGAGGAAGCGCCCTTCGACGCCCCCGCCCCGTCGGGGGGATCCCCCGCGGGGGCGCTGGAGGCGGCGCTGCGCACGTGCGGCCTGGTCTGCGACCGGTACATGGAGGCGACCCGGCTGGTGGAGAGGCGCTGGACGCTCCCCATCCTGGCCGCCCTCCTGGCCGGCCCGCGCCGTTTCAGCCAGATCGCGGAAGAGGTGCCCGGCCTCAGCGACCGGCTCCTCTCGCTCCGGCTCCGCGACCTGGCGCGCCGGGGCCTGGTGGTGCGCGAGGTGGAGGCGACCACGGTCCCCGTCCGCATCCGCTACCGGTTGAGCGAGAAGGGATACGACCTCTGGCGGACGGTGGTGGATCTCCACCGCTGGGCCGACCGCTGGCTCTGA
- the yqfD gene encoding sporulation protein YqfD, whose protein sequence is MGLRLALWWRGFLRVTLSGRRPERLLNRLMQEDVPVWGVRTAREDGGLELLLRLRDLPALRRAARGLRVRVRIRERGGAPFLARRMRAHRGWVGGAALALLFVYLLSNFVWFVEVRGNHQLPRQAILAVLAREGLKPGAFRPLIDPARVAGALERSLPQVAWAGIRIQGSRALVRVVEKLPEPKPAPARPADVVARREAQVVRVEAEQGLAQVKPGDIVEPGRVLISGQVPVAREGGGEGEGVLWVHARGRVLGRVWYSAYAEAALVYPAEVPTGRSYARWQVEVLGARLEVGWPPWWQAPPFGQYRRRVVEVLPAQWRHLWLPVSVRRVQYNENATVLRRRDVHAAERAARESALALIRRQLVRGARIVEERTQVVQRTAQRVGVWVQLETIEEIGVARAVEPAPVPGGAGQEGRTAPPGG, encoded by the coding sequence ATGGGGCTGAGGCTGGCGCTCTGGTGGAGGGGCTTCCTGCGGGTGACGCTCAGCGGGCGGAGGCCGGAGCGGCTGCTCAACCGGCTGATGCAGGAAGACGTGCCCGTCTGGGGGGTGCGGACCGCGCGGGAGGATGGCGGGCTGGAGCTCCTCCTCCGGCTCCGCGACCTGCCGGCGCTGCGCCGTGCCGCGCGCGGCCTGCGCGTCCGGGTCCGGATCCGGGAGCGCGGGGGAGCGCCCTTCCTCGCGCGCAGGATGCGGGCGCACCGCGGCTGGGTGGGCGGCGCCGCGCTGGCGCTCCTCTTCGTCTACCTGCTGTCCAACTTCGTCTGGTTCGTCGAGGTGCGGGGGAACCACCAGCTCCCCCGCCAGGCCATCCTGGCCGTGCTCGCCCGGGAGGGGCTGAAGCCGGGGGCCTTCCGGCCGCTGATCGACCCGGCGAGGGTGGCGGGTGCCCTGGAGCGCTCGCTGCCGCAGGTGGCCTGGGCCGGCATCCGCATCCAGGGCTCCCGGGCGCTGGTGCGGGTGGTGGAGAAGCTGCCCGAACCGAAGCCGGCGCCCGCCCGGCCCGCCGACGTGGTCGCCCGGCGGGAGGCGCAGGTGGTCCGGGTGGAGGCGGAGCAGGGCCTGGCCCAGGTGAAGCCGGGCGACATCGTGGAGCCGGGCCGGGTCCTGATCAGCGGCCAGGTGCCGGTCGCCCGCGAGGGCGGCGGCGAGGGCGAGGGTGTCCTCTGGGTCCACGCCCGCGGCCGGGTCCTGGGGCGGGTCTGGTACAGCGCCTACGCCGAAGCCGCCCTGGTCTACCCGGCGGAGGTGCCCACGGGTCGCTCGTACGCGCGCTGGCAGGTGGAGGTGCTGGGCGCGCGCCTGGAGGTGGGCTGGCCGCCGTGGTGGCAGGCGCCGCCCTTCGGGCAGTACCGGCGCCGGGTGGTGGAGGTGCTGCCGGCCCAGTGGCGGCACCTCTGGCTGCCCGTGAGCGTCCGGCGCGTGCAGTATAATGAAAACGCCACCGTGCTCCGGCGACGCGACGTCCATGCCGCGGAGCGGGCGGCCCGCGAGAGCGCCCTGGCCCTGATTCGACGCCAGCTCGTCCGCGGCGCGCGCATCGTGGAGGAGCGGACGCAGGTGGTGCAGCGGACGGCCCAGCGGGTCGGGGTCTGGGTGCAGCTGGAGACCATCGAGGAGATCGGCGTCGCCCGGGCGGTGGAGCCCGCACCCGTTCCAGGGGGCGCCGGGCAGGAGGGGCGGACGGCTCCTCCGGGAGGTTGA